In one Nicotiana tomentosiformis chromosome 6, ASM39032v3, whole genome shotgun sequence genomic region, the following are encoded:
- the LOC138894787 gene encoding uncharacterized protein — translation MKSFIVKTNERLDAHGVAIKELGTALRNLERQVGQITNILLEIIPRTLAADTEKNPKEIVNVVTLRSGQLLKDPTPSQKEVAPEKESGKELKIEDDKKTEKKKGKKGAEKKKKEETSRREESDDVSKHMPALPFPQKIYREKLDKQFERFLDMMRYVNVNFSFTEVLSQMSAYAKFLKDILTKNRKMEETSVVKHTEHCSAILQNKLPQKKPEKEIGEIRSVPISLLMAYQTTITPEGIVEDVLVRVDKFVFPVDFIVVNMVENKEVPLILGKPFLAMGRAILDIHDRKLMLRVGEETVTFEMNVETGVKREKPTTTVE, via the exons ATGAAATCATTCATTGTCAAGACAaatgagagattagatgctcatggtgtagctatcaaagaacttgggacAGCTCTGCGTAACTtagagagacaagtgggacaaattacAAATATATTATTAGAGATAATCCCACGTACTCTGGCAGCTGATACCgaaaagaatcccaaagaaatagtaaatgttgtgaccttgagaagcggacaattattgaaagatcccactccaaGTCAAAAAGAAGTTGcgcctgaaaaagaaagtgggaaggAGCTGAAAATAGAAGATGATAAAAAGactgagaagaagaaaggcaagaagggagctgagaaaaagaagaaggaggaaacttcaagaagggaggaatctgATGATGTGAGCAAGcacatgcctgctctaccttttccccaaaagatcTATAGAGAAAAGCTAGACAAGCAGTTCGAGAGATTTTTAGACATGATGAGATATGTCAATGTAAATTTTTCATTCActgaagttctctcacaaatgtcagcttatgcaaagttcttgaaggaTATCCTCACAAAGAATAGAAAGAtggaagagacctcagtggtcaaacACACggagcattgcagtgcaatattgcaaaataaactcccacaaaa gaaaccagagaaggagattggagagataaggtcggtgccaatatctttgctGATGGCATACCAAACAACTATAACACCCGAGGGGATAGTAGAAGATGTTTTGGtgcgggtggataagttcgtctttcctgtagatttcatagtggtgaatatggtggagaacaaggaggtccccctcatcctaggaaaaCCATTTTTAGCAATGGGTAGAGCTATActggatatacatgatagaaaactcatgcttagagtgggtgaggagactgtgacttttgagatgaatgtagaaactGGAGTAAAAAGGGAGAAGCCAACTACAACTGTTGAGTAG